One genomic segment of Helianthus annuus cultivar XRQ/B chromosome 14, HanXRQr2.0-SUNRISE, whole genome shotgun sequence includes these proteins:
- the LOC110904238 gene encoding uncharacterized protein LOC110904238 → MGRGEEYRLPDSISGKWSDINKKCTNFQTVYQRLYSGWKSGSNDEDITQEALVEYTNANGHFPYMKCWQILRHSPKWAVVTTPSGRSGNTRPSKRSKTNESGEPETPTSDARNIGLNEDIPDDEPVEELPRPLGRKSRAKKPESSSMSMGTDMSHAFSEINKRLQDIHELGNKRLEENEKVTEIMRDRQWAHDFDFYSKPHDHLTGKALKMALAQKERIEKKYNL, encoded by the coding sequence ATGGGTAGGGGAGAGGAATACCGCCTACCGGACTCTATATCGGGGAAGTGGTCCGATATAAACAAGAAgtgcacaaactttcaaaccgtgTACCAACGCTTGTATTCCGGATGGAAAAGTGGAAGTAACGATGAAGACATTACGCAAGAGGCATTGGTCGAGTATACGAACGCTAATGGCCATTTCCCGTACATGAAGTGTTGGCAAATCCTTCGCCATAGCCCCAAATGGGCCGTCGTAACTACTCCTAGTGGTCGTTCGGGAAATACACGGCCATCAAAGAGGTCCAAAACAAACGAGTCGGGTGAACCCGAAACGCCAACCTCCGACGCTCGAAACATCGGCTTGAACGAGGATATTCCGGATGACGAGCCGGTGGAGGAGCTACCAAGACCGCTCGGAAGAAAAAGCCGGGCGAAAAAACCCGAGTCGTCGTCGATGTCTATGGGAACGGATATGAGTCACGCATTTTCGGAGATAAACAAGCGGCTTCAAGACATACACGAACTCGGTAACAAACGTTTGGAGGAGAACGAAAAAGTTACGGAGATTATGCGGGATCGACAATGGGCTCACGACTTTGACTTCTACTCCAAACCGCATGACCACTTAACGGGAAAAGCGTTGAAAATGGCGTTGGCACAAAAGGAGcggattgaaaaaaaatataatctttga
- the LOC110907557 gene encoding uncharacterized protein LOC110907557: MTATKKYHDKSKELMNTFQTCTIKQVPRSQNKRADALRNLTSLTFAHLTKKVLVEILKTSSIQELEVQDVITEEGPNWMTPIENFLKNGELPNDQIEAERVHIKSWQYVLQGEIIYKKVTLHHYSDVLAQNKANI; the protein is encoded by the coding sequence ATGACAGCCACAAAGAAATACCATGATAAATCAAAGGAACTGATGAACACATTCCAAACATGTACCATCAAACAAGttccaagatcccaaaacaaGAGAGCTGATGCCTTAAGAAACCTTACATCTCTCACATTCGCCCATCTCACCAAGAAGGTACTAGTCGAAATATTGAAAACCTCATCAATTCAAGAACTTGAGGTTCAAGATGTGATCACTGAAGAAgggccaaattggatgactccaattGAAAATTTTCTCAAAAATGGTGAATTACCCAATGACCAGATAGAGGCTGAAAGGGTTCACATCAAATCATGGcagtatgtgttgcaaggagaaattatttacaaaaaggttaccttgcaccACTACTCCGATGTGCTAGCCCAAAACAAAGCCAACATCTGA